The Microtus pennsylvanicus isolate mMicPen1 chromosome 14, mMicPen1.hap1, whole genome shotgun sequence DNA window gtGGGTTTCATATtgtaagttgatgaggacaatcaggcctcttcctcaagagggcaccagatcttattacagatggctgtgagccaccatgtggttgctggcaattgaactcaggacctttggaagagcaggcagtgctcttaaccgctgagctattaggctggtctcaaattcactaaATTGAAAATGATCTTAATCTCTTGCCTCTAtttcccatgtgctaggattacaggtatgcacaacCAGGCTTAatgttatttcttaaaatgtggGAATCTCCAACTACTTTCTAAATTTCCTTTTTTAGAATTATGTGTCCTgctgatatgtatatatgtgtacctaCGTGCAGGCCTGgagcctgtgtggaggtcaggatggtTCTGAGCAACGAAataggtactgggattaaacccagatcctctggaagaacagccagtgccgaAACATCTCTACAGCCTAATAGTCTACTTGTGAAATAGTTGGAGAgacagttgttaagagcactggctgtgatCTAGAAGAAACTGTTAGTAATAAATTTATGCTATACTGGATCTACTAAACTTGCTTGGGTAGTAAGCTGCACAAAGAAGCTCAAGGAGAGGTACCACCAATATAACTCAAAACTTAGTACACTGATTAGACTTGTTAGAAGCTGTGGAAAGGACAATTTTATACTtgtaacataattaaaatttaggTTTGTCAAGAAATGTTTCTATTATTGTTTTAGTGAACAATTTGTTCACTAAGATCCTTGTGTTGTGGCACATAgctctaatcccagaacttgggaggcagaaacaggcagatctctgctgggttccaggtcagcctggtctacataatgagttccaggacagtccgaGCTACATAATAGGAATCTgtttcaaatgaaacaaaacaaacaagaaaacttctccccataagattttttttcactaaCATGCTTCCAGTTAcctctacttccaaaaacaaaaggaaatcaccTTAATTTACAACCTGCCCTTAGGCTCATCCCCATTTCAAAGAACAGGTCTCGAATAGCAAGCACTGGGAACTGAGTAGCATTCCCCATTAAGTTGCAGACTGCCATCAAGCCCTGGTTCTTTCCAGGAAAGGTTTAATTCTGCCATGGGGCAGAATGACCCTCAATAACCTACTATGGGAGAATGGGACACAGACACAAAACACTGATATACTTAAGTAACTGAGACAATACTTTTGCTGTGTAAATTTCCCATTTGTCCAAATGGCCAGACTTGTATGTAGCCTGTCTAAATTGTTCAAAGTGTGacttagaggcaggaactgatgagATTTAAGGATGACAGCACACACAGAATGCATAAGCCTAAGGCATAGCTATAAAGCTAGTAAAATGTTCTGTTTAAAGCTGGTCCCATTTTGTGCATTAGCCAGAAAGAATACAGACCTCCTCTATTCACGCTTGAGTATCTGGCATGATTCCTTAGTAAGAAGGCATATTAATTTCTGTacagatgctctctttttttttcctttcttttgttttttttagacaaggtttctctgtagatttggtgcctgtcttagaactagctcttgtagactaggctgtcctcgaagtcagagagatccgcctgcctctgcctcctgagtgctgggattaaaagcctgcaccaccaccttTGTATCTGGCAAAAGCCTTTTTACTTTAAACATCAAGCAAGCAAGCTCAGTCTAAGGAAGCAATCTCTTACTggtaaaaacagacacattgaaatTACCTGCAGAATAGTTAGTTGTTTTTGTGACAGACTCTTGAGCTTCAGAGATAGCCTTCAAAATTAGGTTCTTGTTAGCTTGTTTAGAAGGTGGAAGAGAAGGtctaaaagagttttaaaaaaaggcatttttGTAAGTTTTAAATTTCAATCATTTACATGCTAACCTTCTATTATGCTATTACTATATAGCTTCTGTTTTAAACACAGTATAGTTTCTAGAACATGTCAATTAGATTGGAACcctatagctttttaaaaaatgatgccGATGCCATATTAACATTTTCTCCCTCATTAATTTCTAGTCTTTGCAATTCTCTCCAATTTTAAGCAAGTCATTTTTCATTAATAGTTGTCTCTCTCAAAACCCAAAAACTGTAAGACATTTAGTGCCAGGGCACCTATCTAGCTAGTATTAGCATGCAGTCCCCAGGTTTCTTCCCCAACACTGCCCAAGCTGCAAAAAACTCTGCAGCCACGTCAAGCAGTTGAAGACTAATTTACAGCTATACCCAGGTACCTCCTCTCAGGCTTTGCCGGCACCGACACACTGCTGGACAGACTTCCTATCCGGGAGCCAtaatcctcatcttcctcctcctcttctccatcaTGACTGAATCTTTTTACTTTTACAACTGAACTTACAACAGGCAACTTTCTCTTCCGAAAGTTTTCGTCCTATAATGAGATACATTTAAGCTTATCTTGCAATGAAAACAAAGTTTTAtcacaaaaatatttgttttcattttaagatgACTTTAAGACTTGAAAGGGCTGGATTTCttgtaaaacaaaggaaaatatctccTTGAATAGCTAAGTCAAAAGaactttcaatttattttataatggtTACACACAGCACTGTTAGATAAACTATTCAAACTGAGTTTTTTGGTTGCTTAAGTCTAAAATGGACTTATCTGCATAGATATCAGAAAAAGGGTAAAACTAACTCAAATTGCTAAAATTACAAGGCACATGTGCATGACATAAAAATCCCTATACAGAGCCAGTCCAAGAAAagactatttaaaataaatatgcaatgTGTTTAGTTGCTTAGGTTACATCTGGAATCAACAACTGTCAGTTTCTAGCCTGGTTAAGCAaaaatctatataaaatctaTACAAACCTCAATGCTCATCTTATCCAGGTTGTTTCTGAAGAAGGGGCTGTAAGTGTCGTCTACGCTGCTCAGCACTTCTGGTTCACATAAGCGTCCTGCTTCATACACCTGGCTGCTCTGCACATCCAGCTGCTTGGCAGCGTGAGTACTGTTTGGCTGCTGATGAAGTTGCAGCCTGTTCATATGAGTGCTAGTGTCTGCATTTCTACTTGCAGGTGGTCGATAGATTTCAATAGAAGGGCGAGAAGAACCATACGTAAGTGTCACTGTAGGTTTTTTCTGAGATAAGGGATTCTCCTGCACAAAATTAAGGTCTTCATCAATGAGATCATCTGGTTCTGGCTTGATATCGATCACATCTTCAGAGGGTGCTGGCTCCCTCAGAGGTTTCACTGTTGACATTAGCCGGGTTGAAGCTCCATCATCATAAGAATGTCTAGTAagacaaaataaagcaaagcatttCAACAAAACCAAAGCATTATTATTCTGAAAACTTCAAAGAATGTTtactcaaaaaaaatttaatgagaaaaatatggaaggttttttaataatattcaaactGTTTTCAAATCATAtccattaatttttcttttctttcttttctgagacagtgttttcctatgtAGCTCCGGCTGACTTaagatccatccatctgcctctacctcccaagtgctagactAAAGGCTTGtaccagggctggagggatggctcagtgattcagAGAACTCTTATAGatgatccaggtttggttcctaacacTCATACTGCAACTAACAgctatgtgtaactccagttccagtggctcCAAACCTCAGAAGAACTCCATGGGTGCTACAAgagcatggtacacagacatacatactggCAAAAtactaaacaataaaaaaaaatcaaataaaaaaaaataaatgcttataCCACCATTCCTAGCCCTCAtactttaaacttttatttattacatttaaaataaaaaaaaaaatcatactctGGTCACCATTAGTTTATTCAAAAACTTGCTCACGATTTGTTATGGTCTGAACAtggagggggctggggagatggccagAGCACTatctggtcttccagaggacctgggttccattcccagcacccacactggcttataaacatctgtaatttcagtgcaaggggatccaatgccttcttctggcctcaagaggcaccaggcatgcacagggttcgctaacatatatgcagacagaacacctatgcacataaaaacaaaataacaaatctGGAATGTCCCATACATGCTCATGTGTTAAGTACTAGATCCCTAGTTCACTACACTACTTTAAAGGCTATGGATCCTTTTAAGACTCAGGGCCCAATTGGTCAACATAGGTCATGAGTGTCTAAGAACAAACTTTTGCTGATAATATCCAACCCAGGTTCTGGTTTAGGTTTCTTTGCTTCCTCGTCCCCTATGATATTAGGAATCTCTTTCATATGCTTTTGCTACCATGAACTCTTATCTATCCTGCTTCCACAGCTGTGAGGAACTGAAAGCCTTCTGAACTCTGAACCAAATACAAGATGTTCCAAATACAAGATTTTGTAACAGCAACAAATgacaagaaaagagagaaagacctTAGTGTAATCTGTGATCATTTCACTATCTCCAAAAATTGCTGAAATAGGAACTAATGGACATAATATCTAACATAAGTGTCACATTCACACGCCTATCTGACCATAGCAGACACTGGACTTTACCTGACATTAGTGGATTTCTGTTCCTGCGAACTTGTAGAAACTCTGGAATCTCTTTTTTCAGGCCTAGAGCTAGAAATAGCAAGGGGAGGGACTGTAGCTTCGTGCCGTCTCTCATCTCCTCGACTAAAGCTGCTCTTGTTTGAAGGCACGTTACTATCAAAGATGCTGGTGTCTGAAGACTTGAGACTAGAGGGCTCTGGAAAGAAAATGCATGACCTTGGTAATCTTGTTCTTATCTTTCCCTTCTCTCATCACCAATTCAAAAGCAATAACgtagaaaagaattttttaaagtaataacttcaaagtatttttttgtttgtttgttttctttggtttttcacgatagggtttctctgtgtaaatgcTCTAGCTgcactggaactcactttgtagaccaggctggctttaaactcagagatccaaacAGGACCACAGtccagctgttttcttttttcaaacaaAACAGGTCTCATGAAGTCCAAGGTAACTGGATATACcaccaagaatgactttgaagtTCCCATTCTCCTGCTCCTACCTCTGGAGTATTGGGAATTCTGGGCACGTGTTACCATGGCTGTTTTCTTCAGTgccagaaactgaactcagggattcatgtgtgctaggcaggagctctaccaacGGCGCTACATTTCTAGTTCCTCAAACGTGGTAGTTTAAAAAGCAGTTGGTGTTTATTAAGAGATTTTAAGCACAAGGGGATAAAAGACAACTGAAAATGTGGGGGATGAGGTCCTTAAAGGAGAACTACCACAACAATAAGTAACATTTATCattactactactaataataatttattatgttATTACTATTTTGCAAGAGGATCCACATGTTTTAAATACTAGgataatatttgtgttttctcatCTCATTCCAGATTACTTTTAGTTGTTGAATAGCATCCCTATACATCATAATAGTTTATCTGACTTATTAAATGACTGTAGATATTAGACCTTTAGATAACTTTCAATTATAAAGCAGTGAGGTCTCTTAAAGGTTAAGGTTTGGGCACATTTATAATTACTTCCTTTCGATACATAATGCAGTCTTGCCCATTATTGCCAAATCACATTAAGTTTAATGTTCTTACAATTCAGATGAACCACACCTCTTAAACTGACTGATATTCTTCTAAGAGCagcataaataactttaaaaaggaaaggatcACATGCTATAACAAGCAAAAATTTCAAAAGGCTCTCAATTTTACAAATCTTACCAGTTGTAACAGAGCGAAGTTTATCTAATACACCATGGAgcctaaaaagacaaaaaacaaagcctctcttaataaaaattttaattgccACTCTAAATCTGACATTATATTCAGGTTTAGCTCTTTTAAGGCATTTAATAATACCGAACTGGACTTTCCATCtgtacattatttttttctttaaaaggccTTACAATaggagtggggaggggctggagagatggcccagcagttaagagcactggctgctcttccagaagacccaggatccgcagctcccacatggcagcttacaacggtctgtaactccagttcctggggatctgataccgtcataccaatgtacataaagttaaataaattattaaaaaaaataggggtGGGGAGGCAGCTCAGAAGCAGAGCAGCTTCTGTAAGTCCTAGAAATTTGATCTCTAGCAGTATACATACCATTCAAGCACTCTAATACCACCAACACACACCCACAGCTCTCTTTTttacttcttgagacagggtctaagtTGTCtcggctagccttgaactcatgaacctccctacctcagtttcccaggTAGCTAGGACTACACGGCATCAGCAGAACCAGAGCAGAAtgttaagaacacacacaaagccttgggttcaatccccagcaccaaagaaaaaagacaaagacatcATCTGACAagtcttgattaaaaaaaaaagtcatcttgtTTTCTAAGGATTAAAGACTAATACAGCTAACAGTAAAATAAGCAACTTATTAACAGTAAAATACCAAACACAGAATGCTTCTTGCCACAACtgttttacgtgtgtgtgttgcgcgcgcgcgcgcgcgcgcgcgggtGCCTCACACTCGCCCTCCTTTCTCACCCTCTCCACAGGGTTAAACTAAGGATCATGTTCCAGTAAGcacatgttctaccactgaattatAAACACCCTAATCCAGTGgctaatatttaaacatttacatGGCTTCTTGAACAACGTAATTCTGAGAGGTTAAAAAAAGTtagtaaagaattttaaaatatgctatgccattttactctattattttcaaaattaagcaCACAGGCTACAACCTTGCTGTAACACACTCATCTTAATAGTTTTATAAAAGACATACTTGCATAGCTATCCTTTCAACATCCTCTCATAGACACCAGAAGTCTCCTGCTGCTCCATTTAGAATCCCTTCACATGCCAGTTTCCTCATGAACACAATTAATTCaggatttcaaaaaaaaaaattaggatgaggaaaaaaaagagagaaagacctTAGTGTAGTTAAAAACtgacagcaaaaacaaaaaatcacaaGAGTAGCGCTGGGCAGGGCGGGGTGCAGGTCCAGGTCCTGAAGttgattcccagagcccatgtaaaagcTAGGTGTTGAAAGCCACCAGCATTTCAAGTAAGGCAGAGATGGGGTGCTTGGGATAAACTTTCTACGTAGACTAAAAGTAACCGTTGAGCTctgggtttagtgagagaccctgtctcaataactAAAGTAGAGAGTGATCCAGTGAGACACCCAACATCAAATTCAGTCCTACAAATGCGCGcgacacacacgtgcatgcacacacatccatgtgtatCTACATaggtaaacaaacacaaaccaaaaaccaattaaaaatcaGGATAGTCTGATTAACATTAGTGAACTGATGAAAGTGAAGCACCAACCAAAGAGAAGACACAATTCCTTGCATGAGGGCATGTGGAACTGTAGTTGGAGCAAGATAAGAACTGATTTTAAGTTAATGGTATATTATGAAATCTGTCTTAAGCATTCCATTAAGTCATCTAAGAAAGAACCTATGAGGCCAGTCTTCTAGCTTAGCTCAGATGGGCTGCAAACCCCAAGTGATCTAAAGGTTTAGTCAAAGGTCAGGTTACAACAATACTTATGAAACAAATTCCTGAACTACTGATGACTTTAAAGAAAGTATTCACAGTCATAGTATAATCCCCTCAGTTAAGAACACCATCATCTGAGAgggtatatatacacaatgaagCAGTGTGTTAAACACATAAGGATTACTGTACTCTTAATAATGTGCTCCAAACTATGCAATATAAAGCAGAAAATTCTGCACAGATTTTCAAAATAGTGTTGCTGTAAGAGCCATAAGGCATACAGCTGCGAAAACACTGTGAAGATACTCTTTCCCTGAGAGTCAAGATGTGAACAGGCACCGTCTCCCTAGTGCTTCCTACTCAAATTAAGTAGGGTAAGTGGTCACTCAGTTTTGCTCCATCATCATCTTTCACTGTAGCTGATGGGTCGTAAGTCAGTGGGCCTTCTTATGAGTATCTCCTACCTGTCCTCAGTCAGCATTAATTATCCTTTCCCATTCTTGCTCTACCTTAAGCCTGATAACTGAAGCTGGGCTTCTTAAACTTAATATTATGCTTATTCTCAACTAAGGGAGCATGTAGTTTGATAAAGGGTAGTtcaaatcataaatattttatatgaaaaaataagttTGCTTATTTGAAATTTCAAACTGTAAAGATGACGGAGATATTTGTCAAATGAGGACATGCATGTGTCAGGAACAGCcagcttaaaacaaaaataaaaggaaaaaaagttatcCCCATGAAAGCCAAAAGAAAGCCTAGCTCACTGTTTGTTAAGTGGTTGTGCtggggagtgtggggagggggtgaCGGGAGGGGATGATGAAGTGTAGAAGGCAATAATACAAACCCACAAACAATATCAAGGCGCCTTCGGTGCAGGCATATCTGTAAACACTCTGATGCACCAGCAAAGTTATCCTCACGAGTACAGAGAGCAGGTGACTTACTATTTCCCACTGAGAGACGGAGAAACCTCCGGAGGCTTGTGCGGCACAGCCCACAGAAGGCCTCTCCACAGTGAATCTCACAAGACTGCGGAGAACTCCTCCTATACAGAATACCAACTCTAACTTTGCTCTGAGGCACAGATATTCAGAAACATACCATACGGTGAATCGAATTGTGTTGTTCCCTAGAAACAGGGACAGGTCCTCTGTCATTTGGTCCTGACTTTTCTTGTTGGCCACCATCACCATAATGTAATCGGGAAGTTCTTCATCTagttaaaaggaaaagtatacCAAACTTTTAAGCGTTTCCTCAATATTTGTTTTTTGCTCAAAATCAATGTGCTTAAAAACAGAGAAGCTGCCTTGAGAACTGGTACTCACTCTAACATAGGCTGGACAAGGAAGCTCAGCTCCCAATTTCCCCCTTTATGCCAAAACTACTTCCCTATTAGAAGGCCAGGAATTGGAGGAAACTGCATTTCCAGTGATAAAATTAGGTATCCTGGGTCACAGAATCAACTGAGAGAATGTACCAGTTTTTGTAAGAAGTCTTCTCAATGCTCATCAACTTCAGACACTTTTAGAAGGTACAATTATTATCCCAATAATTGTATTGTTTAGTTTTCTGTTCTTACACAGTACTTTCATTAGAGAATATGCTTCTGCTTAGTAAAAGTAGGCTTCAATTACTCCATGTAATAAACTTCCAGCAACATCATACACACTAAAACTACACAGAACTCGGTAGTATGTACAATGCCACGAGTTCAATTGTTAATATCAaaggaggggggaaaaaagctaaAAGGCAACTCAACTTTTCTTCCGGGCAGTGGCAACCCTACAAAATGACTGCCAGTAAAAAGCCCAACTCTTCAATAAAGAAGCAAAGTGATGAGGAAATTAATTCCTTTCTGAAAAAAGTAGGTGTCTATCTGCCCCATCCCAGACGTATGGCCCATGGGAGGGTCTGGATtctttctcctctgccctctcAAATACTGAGATTACTAACATACACCGCCACATCCAGCTTCAAACATGTCTTTATTAAAATTTCCTAATGACTAAAATACTCATGCCTTCTacataaacagaaaggaaggttCATCTGACAGAcacctgtttcaaaagaaaacatctaggGATTGAAGATTTGGCTcaaatgttaagagcactggctgctcttcagagaacccaggttcaattcccagcacccacacagcagctcacaactgactgtaactccactTTCAGGGGGGGtccaacactctcacacagacatacatgcaagcaaaacaccaatgcatacaaaataataaataaatcattaaaaaaaaagaaaacatccaaaCTCCAGTATAGAAGCAGGACAAAAGAGAAGGCAGTATTTCATGGAAGCATGCAATAAAGAAGGAAATGTAAATAAAGTGACCAAGTATCAAAAAAGCTCCCATTGTAATTGTAATAAATAAACTAATCTTTATTTATATGACATACCTACTATGATCCAACACTAACTCAGAAAGTGTGAACAGACAGGACTACTAAGACACTTGGGCAGACAAGCTAATTTTCCTCTCACAGTGCCAATGAAATGACTGCCATTGTATCAActtgtattttcttaaatttcacGAGATCAGTGGTTGTCTTGGTATGGAATGGGAACCAAAAAAAGGGAGTATGAACGGGTTACAAAGCCAAAGGAGCTACTGAAAATTTGAGAAGGGAGAGGACttaatgagtatttttttttaagtggtgcTTGGATTCAAGCATGCACACAGTGTTAGACAGTCTCCAATGAGCTATACCCAGTCTAGTAGATTTGACTGGTGAtgttttgggtatatacacattAAAACATGGCAAATATATTAATAAGAAAACATGTACATCAAATATGTGCAATTTAAACTATCAATTATTTCTCAGCAAAGTCTTTAGAATTCACATATTGTATTCTGAATAGACAATACAATGGAAATTAAGAACCTAATGCAAAATTAACATGTGACCAtaaactttttattctttgacagtccAGAGAGACCTCTTGAATTAGCATACTGGAAATAGAGGGCAGCAGTAAAAGCTAAGAAGGTTTAGAGAAGCTCTCCTCTGGAGTGTGACTAAAAACTAGACTGTTGCTTCTTGAAATAACACCAAATAACGGATGAAGCCGATGCAGCAGGGGGGCCTGGAAGACTCAGAGGCCATGGTGGCTTGCGCAGAGGATTCGGTAGTGGTCTTAGGGGCCACAGTCATGGTCGAGGCCACATAGCTCGCGAAGGTAAAGCCGAAGACAAGGAGTCTTCACCAAGTTGGGCCACCTGGTTAAGAATATGAAGATCAAGTCCCTAGAGATCTACCTGTTCTCCTTGGCCATTAAGGAATTCGAGATTAATTTTTCCTGGGAGAGTCCCTAAAAAGGATGAGGTTCTGAAGATCACGCCAGTAAGAAGCAGACTAGGGCTGGCCAGTGGACTAGGTTCAAGGCTTTCGTTGTTATTAGGGACTGCAATGATCACGTTGGTGCTAAGTGTTCCATGAAGGTAGATCCGAGGAGCACATCATCTTGGCCAAGTTTTCCATTGTTCCAGTATGGAGAAGCTACTGGGGAACCAAGACTGGCAAGCCCCACACTGTACCCACAAAGTAACAGGCCGCTGTGGCTCTGTGTTGGTTCAACTCGTCCCTGCCCCCAGAGGCACTGCCATAGCCTCTGTTCCTGTGTCCAAGAAGCTACTGATGATGGCTGGTATTGATGACTACTACACATCAGCCAGGGGCTGAACTGGCACCCTGTGTCGCTTTGCCAAGGTCACCTTTGATGCCATCTCTAAGACCTACAGTTACCTGACACCCGATCTCTGGAAAGAAACTGTAATTCACCAAGTCTCCTTATCAGGAATTCACTGATCAACATGTGAAAACCACACCTGAGTCTCTGTTCAGAGGATCCAGGCTCCAGCTGTGGCTACCACATTAGggtttttatataagaaaaataaaaagtaaattaagtctgtttaaaaaacaacaaacaaaaaacactggaCTGTCTAATGCTGCAGCACTGAGCGGCTCCACACAAGCACAGGTGAGACCCCATTTGCTTTAAAGAACGGTGGTTCTTCTTTGGACCCCACCCAATACTTTGAAAACAAACACTCAAATAATTATTGAAGAACTGTCTTCATAACCTTCCAGAGCTCTGGGACTCTTTTCAGGTATAAAGAAATGTGAGAAGCTGGGACTAGTAGTGGTGTGTGACTGCAACCTCAGCAGCCAGAGACGGAATCAGGAGGAACGGTTGGAGGCTGGTACAAGTTACATCATGAGTggcaagccagcctgagctacacagtatgAAACTCcacctcaaagaaaacaaaagtcaccTTGCTCCACACAATGAGGTATAGCCAACTTCAAATAATAAGGTAACTAACTGCCAACATTAAAAAGACCatgctttatttaaaagaatGGGAAGATGATATCTGTTAACTGATAGTCAGTAAACACCAGGCCCTCTGCCAGAACCCATCATGAACTAGTTAGCTTTAAGGAATTTCCAATTTTGGGGAAGGGTGGTATTAAGAGTTTATGGGAACCTAGGGTCAAgtaaggggaaggagggaaggcgGGACCATCCATCCTTCGCTAACAGAAGCACCAAGGACCCCCAAACCTGAGCCCCTGATCCTCAGGCTGCTACTGACAGGCTCTAGAGCAGCGTTCTCCCAGAGCAATACCACTGCCCCAATTCCACCCAGtattttcagaaacaaaatgCAACTATAAGGTAatgttttaaacaacaacaacaaaattgtcTTAGAATTTCTAGTGACAGGAATGAGCCTGCCTCAATGAACAGGAGCTCATGTCTCACACTGGCCATTGCTAATCTGCCACATGGGAGGTAGACCTCTCACAGCTGGAGCCCATTAAGTGTTACATGAAAGAAACAAACCTAAGAAGGTCCAGGTTCAGCTTCATTTATCATGCCCATGAGGAGTGCAACAATCCTGAAACAAACCTGGAATCTACCTATCAACTGTAATTCATAAACTAGTAACTCTTAGCGTGTTCAGTTTCAGGGCCCTTCTCTGGTTGatgtgaaatgttttaaaaatatttatttatttatttattatgcatacaatattctgtctgtgtgtatgcctgaaggccagaagagggcaccagacctcactacagatggttgtgagccaccatgtggttgctgggaattgaactcaggacctttggaagagcaggcaatgctcttaaccacagagccatctcttcagc harbors:
- the Zc3h14 gene encoding zinc finger CCCH domain-containing protein 14 isoform X6 codes for the protein MEIGTEISRKIRSAIKGKLQELGAYVDEELPDYIMVMVANKKSQDQMTEDLSLFLGNNTIRFTVWLHGVLDKLRSVTTEPSSLKSSDTSIFDSNVPSNKSSFSRGDERRHEATVPPLAISSSRPEKRDSRVSTSSQEQKSTNVRHSYDDGASTRLMSTVKPLREPAPSEDVIDIKPEPDDLIDEDLNFVQENPLSQKKPTVTLTYGSSRPSIEIYRPPASRNADTSTHMNRLQLHQQPNSTHAAKQLDVQSSQVYEAGRLCEPEVLSSVDDTYSPFFRNNLDKMSIEDENFRKRKLPVVSSVVKVKRFSHDGEEEEEDEDYGSRIGSLSSSVSVPAKPERRPSLPPSKQANKNLILKAISEAQESVTKTTNYSAVPQKQTLPVAPRTRTSQEELLAEMVQGQSRAPRISPPVKEEEAKGDGTEKIQGTQQRQLLSRLQIDPVMVEAMEMSPAEMTDLSVAQKPEKLLERCKYWPACKNGDECVYHHPISPCKAFPNCKFAEKCLFVHPNCKYDAKCTKPDCPFTHISRRIPVLTSKPVSSPAPSSNGQLCRYFPACKKMECPFYHPKHCRFNTQCTRPDCTFYHPTITVPPRHALKWIRPQTSE
- the Zc3h14 gene encoding zinc finger CCCH domain-containing protein 14 isoform X8, encoding MEIGTEISRKIRSAIKGKLQELGAYVDEELPDYIMVMVANKKSQDQMTEDLSLFLGNNTIRFTVWLHGVLDKLRSVTTEPSSLKSSDTSIFDSNVPSNKSSFSRGDERRHEATVPPLAISSSRPEKRDSRVSTSSQEQKSTNVRHSYDDGASTRLMSTVKPLREPAPSEDVIDIKPEPDDLIDEDLNFVQENPLSQKKPTVTLTYGSSRPSIEIYRPPASRNADTSTHMNRLQLHQQPNSTHAAKQLDVQSSQVYEAGRLCEPEVLSSVDDTYSPFFRNNLDKMSIEDENFRKRKLPVVSSVVKVKRFSHDGEEEEEDEDYGSRIGSLSSSVSVPAKPERRPSLPPSKQANKNLILKAISEAQESVTKTTNYSAVPQKQTLPVAPRTRTSQEELLAEMVQGQSRAPRISPPVKEEEAKGDGTEKIQAEMTDLSVAQKPEKLLERCKYWPACKNGDECVYHHPISPCKAFPNCKFAEKCLFVHPNCKYDAKCTKPDCPFTHISRRIPVLTSKPVVSSPAPSSNGQLCRYFPACKKMECPFYHPKHCRFNTQCTRPDCTFYHPTITVPPRHALKWIRPQTSE
- the Zc3h14 gene encoding zinc finger CCCH domain-containing protein 14 isoform X9, which produces MEIGTEISRKIRSAIKGKLQELGAYVDEELPDYIMVMVANKKSQDQMTEDLSLFLGNNTIRFTVWLHGVLDKLRSVTTEPSSLKSSDTSIFDSNVPSNKSSFSRGDERRHEATVPPLAISSSRPEKRDSRVSTSSQEQKSTNVRHSYDDGASTRLMSTVKPLREPAPSEDVIDIKPEPDDLIDEDLNFVQENPLSQKKPTVTLTYGSSRPSIEIYRPPASRNADTSTHMNRLQLHQQPNSTHAAKQLDVQSSQVYEAGRLCEPEVLSSVDDTYSPFFRNNLDKMSIEDENFRKRKLPVVSSVVKVKRFSHDGEEEEEDEDYGSRIGSLSSSVSVPAKPERRPSLPPSKQANKNLILKAISEAQESVTKTTNYSAVPQKQTLPVAPRTRTSQEELLAEMVQGQSRAPRISPPVKEEEAKGDGTEKIQAEMTDLSVAQKPEKLLERCKYWPACKNGDECVYHHPISPCKAFPNCKFAEKCLFVHPNCKYDAKCTKPDCPFTHISRRIPVLTSKPVSSPAPSSNGQLCRYFPACKKMECPFYHPKHCRFNTQCTRPDCTFYHPTITVPPRHALKWIRPQTSE
- the Zc3h14 gene encoding zinc finger CCCH domain-containing protein 14 isoform X5 gives rise to the protein MEIGTEISRKIRSAIKGKLQELGAYVDEELPDYIMVMVANKKSQDQMTEDLSLFLGNNTIRFTVWLHGVLDKLRSVTTEPSSLKSSDTSIFDSNVPSNKSSFSRGDERRHEATVPPLAISSSRPEKRDSRVSTSSQEQKSTNVRHSYDDGASTRLMSTVKPLREPAPSEDVIDIKPEPDDLIDEDLNFVQENPLSQKKPTVTLTYGSSRPSIEIYRPPASRNADTSTHMNRLQLHQQPNSTHAAKQLDVQSSQVYEAGRLCEPEVLSSVDDTYSPFFRNNLDKMSIEDENFRKRKLPVVSSVVKVKRFSHDGEEEEEDEDYGSRIGSLSSSVSVPAKPERRPSLPPSKQANKNLILKAISEAQESVTKTTNYSAVPQKQTLPVAPRTRTSQEELLAEMVQGQSRAPRISPPVKEEEAKGDGTEKIQGTQQRQLLSRLQIDPVMVEAMEMSPAEMTDLSVAQKPEKLLERCKYWPACKNGDECVYHHPISPCKAFPNCKFAEKCLFVHPNCKYDAKCTKPDCPFTHISRRIPVLTSKPVVSSPAPSSNGQLCRYFPACKKMECPFYHPKHCRFNTQCTRPDCTFYHPTITVPPRHALKWIRPQTSE